The Deltaproteobacteria bacterium region CCGTCGGGTCGATCGGCACGAGGGTCGAGCCTTGGTGGGGCTCGCCGTCGAGCCAGAAGGCGAAATGCCAGAACCTTCCTCGGCGGAACACGGAGCCATCGCCTCTCAGTCTCATGATGCGCGTCCTCCTTTCGGGGCGCGCGCGAGGACGAGGCGGAGGCCCTCGACGACCAGGGCCTTGAAGGACGTGTGTCGCCTGACGGCCTCGAGCTTCGCGCGGGTCATGAGCGCGACGGGAAGGGTGACGGTCGTCGTCATCTCCTCGCCGGCCTCAGTGGTCCGCGGTCGCCCGCCGCGCGCGCGCCGGGTTGTGGGCATGAGGGCAGTTTTCATATATCCGTATCCGCCTTGTCAACCCACCTCGGGCCGCCGCCGCCAGCGCTCGAACGGGGGCCGGTCGAAGACCCAGGATCGACCGACCTTGTGGGCCCCGGGAATCTCGCCGCGCTTCGCCTTCCGCCGGGTCCAGGCCCTCGACTTCTGCAGCTTGGTCGTCACCTGCTCGAGGGTGTACGGCTCAGAGTCGGGCGGGGTCTCGAGCTGCAGCCCGCATCGCGCCAGCGAGACGGTCAGGAGGTCACGCACAAGGCGGCACCGACCTTCATGCACGGCCAGCTCGTCGAGCAACGCCTGCCGCGTCTCCACCGGCACCTCGACGGCGCGGGCCGGGTCGGCGAGGAGCGCGGCCAGGTCTGGGCGGGCAGCCATCGGGCTAGAACGGCACGCGCTCCTCGTCCCGGCGGCCGCCCGCGCCCGGGTCCGCGCTCACTGCGAGCGAGAGATACTTCTTCCCGTCGCGCGTTTCCTTCACCCATCCCGAGAGCCGGAACACCTCCCCGCGGATCGTGAGCTTGCCCCGGTAGTCGGGATGGCGGTCGCTCTTCTTTTCGGCCTCGCGGAAGAGCGCCCCGCTCATGTCGTCGCGCTGCTCTCGGTCCATCGGTCTCACCCCCTCCTCTTCGCCAGCAATTCGAGGTCACCCTGCGCGGCCTCGGGCGTGGTCGTCGTGTCGGTGTTCGTGATCGGGACCACCACGCGCGACGGCGTGACCGGCGCGCCCGTGCCCCGCGCCACCACGCGGCTCCCCGGCATGGCGCGCTTTGCCTCGACGATCGCGCGGAGCGGCTCGACGTCCGGCCGCTCGGCCGCGAGCTCGTCGCGGTCGAAGCGCGGTAGGGCAGCGTACGCCTCCAGCACCGACACGCCGGCGTCGCGGGTGAAGATCACCTCAGCGCCGAGGATCGTCGAGTAGACGACGATCCAGCCTCCGTCCCGGAGGGTGCGGGTGATCGTGACGGCCGCATCCTCGATCGCTTCCGCCACCGGCCCAGCGGGCGGCTCGGCCAGGCTGGCGAGGGCGAGCCGGACGAGCACGTCCCCCGGTGCGGCCTCGGCGTCGAGCCGGGCACGGTCGGCATCCGAGAGTGGCGCGACGATTTCAGATCCCCTGTTTCCGTCCGCAAATCCCGCAATATCCCCCTCCACTCTCCCGGCCGGCGTATTGTGCGGATATTGCGGACGCTCGGAGGCGGTGAGGAGCGCGATCAGCTCCGCCTTGTGGGCACGGAGCCGGTCGGCCAGGTCCGGTGGGAGCCGGCGCCCCCGCGCCACCAGCCGGTCCCCGTCGACGTCGAGGCGGATACCGGCCGCGGCGAGCTCGGCCATGAGGGCAAGCGTGGTCAGACCGCCACCTCGGCCATCTCCTCAGCGACCGCGGGGTGGACGGCGTAGGCCGGCGTCGCGGGGCGGCCCGGTCCCTGCCGCCGCGCGACCGGCTCGGGGCGGAGCCACCCGTACGCGACGAGCAGCGCGCATGCCTGCGCGCCTGCCGCAGGCGCGGGTCGGCGCGCATCACGTCGTACGCGACGAGCGCTTGTGCCTCGAGGTACTCGCCCAGGCGGACCGCGGCGGCAACCGTCTCCGCCGGGATCACTTCTGCCCAGGGGCGCGCCATGCCGACGGTCGCCACGAGATGGAGCCCGCCCGCGATGCGTGCGACGCGCCCCGCATGCTTCGAGGCCCATTCGCGCACCAGGGCGAGGCGGCCGCCGTCGGCGAGGTCGCGCTCGAGGCGGTCGGCGTAGGCCCGCCACACCTCGAGCGCCGCCCCGGCGAGCCGGAGCCGTGGCACGGCGGCGGCATCCCTCGGGCGCGGCAGCGCGAGGAGCCGCTCAAGCGCCGCGACATACGCGGTCCGGACGCGGAGGTTGGGTGTCGCGGTCGGATCATACCGCCGGGTGCCGGCGAGGTCGGGCGCGACCACGAGGCCAAACCGCGGGACGAGCCCGCGGTGGTGCAGCTCCGGATGCTCGCGCAGGCGCTCGAGGACCACCGGCTGGGGCGTGATGACGATGGACAGTGCGGGGTCCTCGACGCGGACCGCCTCGCGCGTGATCCGCCGCACGTCGATCCGCTCGCCGTCGTAGGCGTGCAGGTAGATCGTCGCCTGATCGCCGCCGTCGCGAACGTGGCGCCCGGCCGCGACGGCGAAGAGATCCGCGCCCTCCGCCGACGCGAGGAGCACGGAC contains the following coding sequences:
- a CDS encoding DUF3987 domain-containing protein → LCLYVAAVSPSGTRKSAALRDMLAPLYQRECVLQRQAEPEVRAAAERRKLAEARLEAIRKAKARVQDPDARERLCAEAETLARELPPVPAVPRLVVDDRTPEALALDLAEQEGSVLLASAEGADLFAVAAGRHVRDGGDQATIYLHAYDGERIDVRRITREAVRVEDPALSIVITPQPVVLERLREHPELHHRGLVPRFGLVVAPDLAGTRRYDPTATPNLRVRTAYVAALERLLALPRPRDAAAVPRLRLAGAALEVWRAYADRLERDLADGGRLALVREWASKHAGRVARIAGGLHLVATVGMARPWAEVIPAETVAAAVRLGEYLEAQALVAYDVMRADPRLRQARRHARCSSRTGGSAPSRSRGGRDRAAPRRRPTPSTPRSLRRWPRWRSDHACPHGRARRGRYPPRRRRGPAGGAGAPAPTGPGRPAPCPQGGADRAPHRLRASAISAQYAGRESGGGYCGICGRKQGI
- a CDS encoding helix-turn-helix domain-containing protein, which codes for MAARPDLAALLADPARAVEVPVETRQALLDELAVHEGRCRLVRDLLTVSLARCGLQLETPPDSEPYTLEQVTTKLQKSRAWTRRKAKRGEIPGAHKVGRSWVFDRPPFERWRRRPEVG